The genomic DNA GCTCTCGTACCTCGAAGAGAACCGCCCTTGGGACGTTCGGCGCATTGCAAAAGAAGCCGCGCTGCTCGAGGTACTCGGAATATTTGCCCGTCCGAACTCGCATGAAGCCCCAGGAGCAACCGAGCCATGAAGTTTTCCGCCAAAGCCTTCCCGCCCAAGGACATGTTCGCCGAGCGTGCGGAAGAGGACGCCACGACGAAGACCAAGCGGCTCGAACGCCTCTACGATCTCACCCGGGAGTTCGCCTGGGACGGGCCCGCGCTGCTCGCCGAGCTGATCGAGAAACACGGGGCGCCGGGCAGTGGCATGTCCGCCGAAGTCCGCACGCGCCTCTCGCGGGTGTTGACGGTCTTGATGTGGGGCGAACTCGCGGCGTGGAACATCTCTGCGGATATCGCGCTCGAGATCGAGGACCTCGACGCAAAGATGGCCGCGACGGGGCAGGTCTTCGACGAAGCGCGACACTTCCGCGTGCTCTCCGCCTACGTCCGTGAGCTCGGCATGGACCCCGAAATGGGGGCGCTTCCCCGGACTTTGCTGCGCAAAGTGCTGGCCGCGCCGACCTTGGCCACGAAGCTGGTCGGCATGCAGCTGTTGTTCGAGACGAACGCGGTGGTGCTGTTCCACAGCCTCGGCGAGAGTGGGATCTGCCCCATTCTCTCGGAGCTCTTGCCGTACTTCGAACGCGACGAGTCTCGGCACGTGGGGCTGGGTGTGATGTTCCTGCCGCGGCTGATCCAGAAGATGACCCCCGCGGAGGCGCGGCGGACCGCCCGCTTTCACACCGAATGCATCCTCTTGCTGATGGCCAGCGGGTTCTCGTTCCGTGACGATTTCGAGAAGCTCGGCTTCGACCAGCGCAAGATGGCGACCCGCGTGACCAAGATGCAGGACGACGTCCTACGCGAGATGATCGAGCGTCACGGTAGGCGGGTGATGCGCGCCGTGGTGAACCCGCGGGACGGTTTCGGCCCCAAGGTACTCGACTTCATTCACCCGCCGGGCGGGCTCGACAGCGTGCCGACGTGGCACCGAGGCGTTCACCGAGGCGCGACTCGCGCGATTGCGGTTCTCGACCGCGCCTTCAGCTGAGCGTCTGGCTCTGCGAAGACCAGAGAGCCATCGCCCTCGCGACGCGCTCTGTCAGTTCGCGTCGATGCGTCGGACCTGATTACCGCTGAGGACGTAGAGCTCTCCGTTGTCGTCCTCACCGAACGACGTCAGGCTGCCCTGGGTGATGTTGACCGCCGTGTTGCCCTGGGCGGCACCGCCGACGACCTTCAGAGCCCAGATCGTACCCTGGCAGTAGTCGCCGTAGAGGTACCAGCCCTGGAGGCAGGGGATCGCGCTGCCACGGTACACGTACCCGCCGGTTACCGAGCAGCCCTGGCTGTGCGGATACTCTTGAATTGGCGGCACCCCGGTCGGCGTGCACGTGCCGGAGGGGTAACAGTGAGTGCCTTCCATCACACTCCAGCCGTAGTTCTTCTTGCCCGCGCCCTTCGGCTCGAAGTCGATCTCTTCCCAGGCGTTTTGGCCCACATCGCCGATGTAGAGATCCCCCAACGTTTTGTCGAAGCTGAAGCGCCAAGGATTTCTGAGACCAAAATCCCAGATGAGCCCTTGCTGATTGCCCGGCACCGAGGTCGTCGGTGAGTCCGGGTTGAGGCGCAAGATCTTGCCGAGGTTGGTGTTCAGATCCTGTCCTGCTTTGAAAGGATCACCGCCGCCTCCGCCGTCGCCGATGCCGGCGTACAGGTAGCCGTCGGGGCCGAACGCGATCATGCCGCCGTTGTGGTTGCTGTTGATGCTGTGGGCGATCTGCACGAGCTTCTGGACCTGCGCCGTCGCCGCGACATCCGGATTGCCTCCCGACACGCCGTACTCTGCGATGACGATGTCGCCGGTCGGGCTCGCGCTCTGGGTGTAGTAGACGAAGAAGCGGCCGTTCGTCGCGTACTGAGGATGGAACGCGAGCCCCAAGAGTCCGCGCTCGCCGCCGCTGGCAATCGTGCCCGCGATGTCGAGGAAAGGCGTGGCCAGGTTGGTGCCGTTCTTGATGATCGAGATCTGACCCGCCTGCCGCACGACGAAGAGTCGGTTCTTGTCGCCCGGTGGCGAGGTGAGAAAGACTCCGGTCCCGCCCAGCGACGTGCCGACGTTCGTCAGCTTGAGCGCAGGCGGCGTTGCAGCGCAGGTCGTGCCCCCGGTCCCGCCGGTCGCGCCACCGGTTCCACCGCCGGTTCCGCCGGTTCCGCCGGTCGCGCCACCCGCGCCCGCGGCTCCGCCGGTCGCACCACCCGCGCCCGCAGCTCCGCCAGTTGCGCCACCCGCGCCCGCAGCTCCGCCAGTTGCGCCACCCGCGCCCGCGGCTCCGCCAGTTGCGCCGGCTGCACCTCCCGCGCCGGCTCCGCCGCCTCCGGTCGAAGCGTCGGCGCCGCCGGCTCCGCCTGTGCTCGCGCCGCCGCTGCCCGCGAAGTCGACGTCATCGTACCCGAGCAACTGACCGCAGGCGGTCGCTCCGGCGAACAAGCACACGCCAGCCCAACCCAGCCTTCGCATCACCATCGGGCAATGATTGCGTCGGGCGCTTCGGGCCGCAA from Myxococcales bacterium includes the following:
- a CDS encoding ferritin-like domain-containing protein; translated protein: MKFSAKAFPPKDMFAERAEEDATTKTKRLERLYDLTREFAWDGPALLAELIEKHGAPGSGMSAEVRTRLSRVLTVLMWGELAAWNISADIALEIEDLDAKMAATGQVFDEARHFRVLSAYVRELGMDPEMGALPRTLLRKVLAAPTLATKLVGMQLLFETNAVVLFHSLGESGICPILSELLPYFERDESRHVGLGVMFLPRLIQKMTPAEARRTARFHTECILLLMASGFSFRDDFEKLGFDQRKMATRVTKMQDDVLREMIERHGRRVMRAVVNPRDGFGPKVLDFIHPPGGLDSVPTWHRGVHRGATRAIAVLDRAFS
- a CDS encoding PQQ-dependent sugar dehydrogenase, whose protein sequence is MVMRRLGWAGVCLFAGATACGQLLGYDDVDFAGSGGASTGGAGGADASTGGGGAGAGGAAGATGGAAGAGGATGGAAGAGGATGGAAGAGGATGGAAGAGGATGGTGGTGGGTGGATGGTGGTTCAATPPALKLTNVGTSLGGTGVFLTSPPGDKNRLFVVRQAGQISIIKNGTNLATPFLDIAGTIASGGERGLLGLAFHPQYATNGRFFVYYTQSASPTGDIVIAEYGVSGGNPDVAATAQVQKLVQIAHSINSNHNGGMIAFGPDGYLYAGIGDGGGGGDPFKAGQDLNTNLGKILRLNPDSPTTSVPGNQQGLIWDFGLRNPWRFSFDKTLGDLYIGDVGQNAWEEIDFEPKGAGKKNYGWSVMEGTHCYPSGTCTPTGVPPIQEYPHSQGCSVTGGYVYRGSAIPCLQGWYLYGDYCQGTIWALKVVGGAAQGNTAVNITQGSLTSFGEDDNGELYVLSGNQVRRIDAN